One Lysobacter enzymogenes DNA segment encodes these proteins:
- a CDS encoding LysR substrate-binding domain-containing protein: METQFLNTFVTIVDQGSMAAAARVLGITPAAVAQQIRTLEREIGAPLIARVGRTVSVTEEGARILPRTRELLRNVADLRSVATESEIAGELRLGACPTALAGILPDVLARMVETFPQINVFIKPGYSADLYHAVEQGDLDAAIVLQAPFPLPKTCEWQLLREEPLIVLAPAHLADRDPHELLATQPLIRYDRHQWGGRQAEEYLRAQRIVPRERFELNALNAIAVMVDRGLGVSLVPDWAQPWPEGLKLARIALPDASAKRCIGIVWSRSSVRVRLVTVLLQESRKAMQQRNGPKPL; encoded by the coding sequence GTGGAAACCCAGTTCCTCAACACCTTCGTCACCATCGTCGACCAAGGCTCGATGGCCGCCGCCGCGCGCGTGCTCGGCATCACCCCGGCCGCGGTCGCGCAGCAGATCCGCACCCTGGAGCGCGAGATCGGCGCGCCGCTGATCGCGCGCGTCGGCCGCACCGTCAGCGTCACCGAGGAAGGCGCGCGGATTCTGCCGCGCACGCGCGAACTGCTGCGCAACGTCGCCGACCTGCGCAGCGTCGCCACCGAAAGCGAAATCGCCGGCGAACTGCGCCTGGGCGCCTGCCCGACCGCGCTGGCTGGGATCCTGCCCGACGTGCTCGCGCGCATGGTCGAAACCTTTCCGCAGATCAACGTGTTCATCAAGCCGGGCTATTCGGCCGACCTCTACCACGCGGTCGAACAGGGCGACCTCGACGCGGCGATCGTGCTGCAGGCGCCGTTCCCGCTGCCCAAGACCTGCGAGTGGCAGCTGCTGCGCGAGGAGCCGCTGATCGTGCTGGCGCCGGCGCACCTGGCCGACCGCGACCCGCACGAACTGCTCGCCACCCAGCCGCTGATCCGCTACGACCGCCACCAGTGGGGCGGCCGCCAAGCCGAGGAATACCTGCGCGCGCAGCGCATCGTCCCGCGCGAGCGTTTCGAATTGAACGCGCTCAACGCCATCGCGGTGATGGTCGACCGCGGCCTGGGCGTGTCGCTGGTGCCCGACTGGGCGCAACCCTGGCCCGAAGGCCTCAAGCTCGCGCGCATCGCCTTGCCCGACGCCTCGGCCAAGCGCTGCATCGGCATCGTCTGGTCGCGCTCGAGCGTGCGCGTGCGCCTGGTCACCGTATTGCTGCAAGAAAGCCGCAAGGCCATGCAGCAACGCAACGGCCCGAAGCCCCTGTAG
- a CDS encoding peptidoglycan-binding protein, with protein sequence MASYFLADTSSLIYAYRAGGPQLLDTYRRTVEANGSKLAVSKTVETEIANGPLRIEIGQYLADRDITILTAPEVEQQLASAIDPDEFDKLSKNAGERSLLEIAAREQAEGRNVTIWSDDRHFASPQIQRQLQRDMPGLLTRTTAQLLDQAHRDSFVTHAEYRQHLDGYRNLPDFQDSPRLNSFDPSLASPAAPTIDPAGDEASLRGPKRQGGSASAELLIGESPRHALLRSGGLLATGVDVALGAHRVADRLGQDNPAAARSEAHHVAARNVGGWIGGASAGLVATAAATGPGVVGFIVVGGAAVAGAKVGEHVATVLDSYQTFKQTDRDGVKWESNGRQWVRQDLGDLLDDGQNKPMMQAFSAGPEKANELSYRASNSATELAMGKLEAPRNPYSHAAADSDPASLRRADWERNPQTGAWDRKVVVGFEQPGVPMMRVDAASPERAAELDRVSQQVIQENIANGPAPMAARYQMVHRSEGWDRFGAVPPSIDSALRDDSLIASDGRLYQRTAEGQWQRNGESVIAAGNLRQELDSTRAALQPQLAQHVQQVAAIPAWQPPTLEDIERADLMATYKTHNVNPRPEQLEAALEAVRRTQQEYGVAPLATSLHLGRNARGGYDIDSPIEHIGRDADGANRVHAETSSLDVQMAMLDLRSPPPTAPEAPELRIANLSPQQREALEQVVREANRLGLSRDDVRDSARRAVAGARFQDREPEIVVNAAEAHRERTPRAPEVPSQPKATSPEPTNSAAVAHATAAPLERPEALRRADEASSPVRSSPVASQAAALPAGVSTDTPRPREPSPSPPGAVASEAMPETRREVEPVSAPAPERAAASVEAPPPAQAVRAEVVPAPPVAATPAPEVISPMEPAPRVPDATSLQTAEAPTPAPEVAAPPVAGTTQELEDDRLRPGDRGQDVELLQYRLDRIGYRDGNGERLPQNGQYDAATEQAVRQFQRDQGLADTGIADPSTQQAMSAAQYARIESRKAASQDAPTATPERIAAADQEASLAREDAPTSPLRDDRAVAPAAHDPPSPNARDTPDDARVADAPDRAVPASAVPAARDALPEPAAAASPERPTHDAATMAQPGSAMDLSQLSPNDQAMFAKIRAGAPGHVSDETVAAAMLSAKRDKIQDADSIAQVGVAHGKLWVGATTPGFYGVASLSEPPPAMQETVREAQTLNQQLAREAAQRNPDDPSRGPSR encoded by the coding sequence GTGGCGAGTTACTTTTTGGCCGACACAAGCAGTTTGATCTATGCCTATCGCGCGGGCGGCCCTCAGTTGCTTGATACATATCGGCGAACTGTCGAGGCGAACGGCTCCAAGCTCGCAGTCTCCAAAACCGTGGAAACCGAGATTGCGAACGGCCCTCTCAGAATCGAGATTGGGCAGTATCTGGCAGACCGGGACATCACGATTCTCACTGCTCCCGAGGTGGAACAGCAGTTGGCGTCTGCCATCGATCCTGACGAATTCGACAAGTTGTCCAAGAACGCGGGGGAACGTTCCCTGTTGGAGATCGCGGCCCGCGAGCAAGCTGAAGGCCGCAACGTCACGATCTGGTCGGACGACAGACATTTCGCATCGCCGCAGATCCAACGTCAGTTGCAACGCGATATGCCGGGCCTGCTAACCAGGACCACCGCGCAACTGCTCGATCAGGCGCACCGCGACAGCTTCGTTACCCACGCCGAGTATCGACAGCACTTGGACGGCTACCGCAATCTGCCCGATTTTCAGGACAGCCCGCGTCTGAATTCGTTCGATCCGTCCCTCGCTTCGCCTGCCGCACCCACGATCGATCCGGCCGGGGACGAGGCATCCTTGCGTGGTCCCAAAAGGCAAGGCGGTTCCGCTTCGGCGGAGCTATTGATCGGCGAGTCGCCCAGGCATGCGTTGCTGCGTTCCGGCGGCCTGCTGGCGACCGGGGTGGATGTGGCGCTAGGCGCGCACCGCGTCGCAGATCGCTTGGGACAGGACAATCCGGCGGCTGCGCGGTCCGAGGCCCATCATGTCGCAGCACGCAATGTTGGCGGCTGGATCGGCGGCGCGTCGGCCGGCTTGGTCGCCACGGCGGCGGCCACCGGCCCCGGTGTGGTCGGCTTCATCGTGGTCGGCGGCGCGGCCGTGGCCGGTGCGAAGGTGGGCGAGCATGTCGCGACGGTGCTGGACAGCTACCAGACCTTCAAGCAGACCGACCGTGACGGCGTGAAGTGGGAATCCAACGGCCGGCAATGGGTGCGTCAAGACCTGGGCGACCTGCTGGACGACGGCCAGAACAAGCCGATGATGCAGGCGTTTTCCGCCGGCCCGGAGAAAGCGAACGAACTGAGCTACCGGGCCAGCAATTCGGCGACGGAACTGGCGATGGGGAAGTTGGAAGCGCCCCGCAATCCGTACTCGCACGCAGCGGCGGACAGCGACCCGGCGAGCCTGCGCCGCGCCGATTGGGAGCGCAATCCGCAAACCGGAGCGTGGGACCGCAAGGTCGTCGTCGGCTTCGAGCAGCCCGGCGTGCCGATGATGCGGGTCGATGCGGCCAGCCCCGAGCGTGCGGCGGAGTTGGATCGCGTTTCGCAGCAAGTGATCCAGGAGAACATCGCCAACGGCCCGGCGCCGATGGCCGCGCGCTATCAGATGGTGCATCGGAGCGAAGGCTGGGACCGGTTCGGCGCGGTGCCGCCCTCCATCGATTCGGCGCTGCGTGACGATTCGTTGATCGCGTCGGATGGAAGGCTGTACCAGCGCACGGCGGAAGGGCAGTGGCAGCGCAACGGCGAGTCCGTTATCGCCGCCGGCAACTTGCGTCAGGAACTCGACAGCACGCGCGCGGCGCTGCAACCGCAGTTGGCGCAGCATGTGCAGCAAGTGGCTGCGATCCCGGCATGGCAACCGCCGACCTTGGAAGACATCGAGCGGGCGGACTTGATGGCGACGTACAAGACCCACAACGTCAATCCCCGACCGGAACAGTTGGAAGCGGCCTTGGAAGCGGTGCGACGGACGCAACAGGAATACGGTGTAGCGCCGCTGGCGACTTCGTTGCACCTGGGACGCAACGCGCGCGGCGGCTACGACATCGACAGTCCGATTGAGCATATCGGCCGCGACGCGGACGGCGCGAACCGGGTCCATGCCGAAACCAGTTCGCTGGACGTGCAAATGGCGATGCTGGATTTGCGCTCGCCGCCGCCGACCGCGCCGGAGGCGCCGGAACTGCGGATCGCGAATCTGTCGCCGCAGCAACGCGAAGCGTTGGAGCAGGTCGTGCGCGAGGCGAATCGGTTGGGCCTGTCGCGCGACGACGTGCGGGACTCGGCGCGGCGGGCGGTGGCCGGCGCACGGTTCCAGGATCGCGAGCCGGAGATTGTAGTCAACGCTGCCGAGGCGCACCGGGAACGGACGCCGCGCGCGCCCGAGGTGCCGAGTCAGCCGAAGGCGACTTCGCCCGAGCCGACGAACTCGGCGGCGGTCGCGCACGCCACTGCGGCGCCGCTGGAGCGGCCCGAAGCGCTGCGTCGCGCGGACGAGGCATCGTCCCCCGTCCGATCGTCGCCGGTCGCGTCACAGGCCGCCGCCTTGCCTGCTGGCGTCTCGACAGATACGCCGCGCCCTCGCGAGCCGTCGCCATCGCCGCCTGGCGCCGTGGCATCGGAGGCGATGCCGGAAACTCGACGCGAGGTCGAACCGGTGTCAGCACCTGCACCCGAGCGCGCAGCGGCGTCGGTAGAGGCGCCGCCGCCCGCACAGGCGGTCCGTGCCGAGGTCGTGCCGGCCCCGCCCGTGGCGGCGACGCCTGCGCCGGAAGTCATCTCCCCGATGGAGCCTGCACCGCGTGTTCCGGACGCGACATCGCTACAGACGGCGGAAGCACCAACTCCCGCCCCCGAGGTTGCGGCGCCACCCGTCGCCGGCACTACGCAGGAATTGGAAGATGACCGTCTCCGCCCTGGCGACCGAGGGCAGGACGTGGAGTTGTTGCAATACCGCCTGGACCGCATCGGCTATCGCGATGGGAATGGGGAACGCCTGCCGCAGAACGGCCAGTACGACGCCGCCACCGAACAGGCCGTGCGCCAGTTCCAGCGCGATCAGGGACTGGCCGACACCGGCATCGCCGACCCCTCGACGCAGCAGGCGATGTCGGCGGCGCAGTACGCGCGGATCGAGTCGCGCAAGGCGGCCAGTCAGGACGCGCCCACGGCGACGCCGGAGCGCATCGCGGCGGCCGACCAAGAGGCATCGCTGGCGCGGGAAGATGCGCCCACTTCGCCGCTCCGCGACGACCGGGCTGTCGCTCCGGCTGCGCACGACCCGCCCAGCCCCAACGCACGCGACACACCGGACGACGCCCGCGTAGCGGACGCGCCGGATCGAGCCGTCCCGGCATCCGCCGTGCCCGCCGCGCGGGACGCGTTGCCGGAGCCGGCGGCGGCAGCTTCGCCCGAACGACCGACGCACGATGCGGCAACCATGGCACAGCCGGGTTCGGCGATGGACTTGTCGCAGTTGTCGCCCAACGATCAGGCGATGTTCGCGAAGATTCGCGCGGGCGCGCCCGGCCACGTTTCGGATGAAACCGTGGCGGCGGCGATGCTCTCGGCCAAGCGCGACAAAATCCAAGATGCGGACAGCATCGCGCAGGTGGGCGTCGCCCACGGCAAGCTATGGGTCGGCGCGACCACTCCCGGCTTTTATGGCGTGGCGTCGCTCTCCGAACCGCCGCCCGCGATGCAGGAGACCGTGCGCGAGGCGCAGACGCTCAATCAGCAACTGGCGCGGGAAGCGGCACAACGCAATCCAGACGATCCGAGCCGCGGGCCGTCAAGGTAG